In Arachis hypogaea cultivar Tifrunner chromosome 17, arahy.Tifrunner.gnm2.J5K5, whole genome shotgun sequence, a single window of DNA contains:
- the LOC112766530 gene encoding lysine-specific demethylase JMJ21 isoform X6 has product MTSMMQRNRSYLWSMVMLTGLAETWPARHKWTTDQLLQNYGDVAFKISQRSSRKVSMKFKDYVSYMEVQHDEDPLYIFDEKFAEVAPSLLKDYSVPHLFQEDFFDILDAEQRPSYRWLIIGPQRSGASWHVDPALTSAWNTLLSGRKRWALYPPGKVPLGVTVHVNEEDGDVNIETPSSLQWWLDYYPLLPDEDKPIECTQLPGETIYVPSGWWHCVLNLETTIAVTQNYVNSNNFEFVCLDMAPGYRHKGVCRVGWLALDEETYENVRQSTCYSDLSRKEKRAKTIKDVDNLNSESTVNGASRNYGLWKDGFSYDIEFLSIFLDRDRDHYLSPWSVGNSIGQRELREWLSKLWIQKPQMRELIWKGACIALNADKWLECASKICAIHNLPLPSDDERLPVGSGSNPVYLVGNSVVKIFVEGGLEASLYGFGTELEFYRLLHEINSPLKKHIPSILANGIIYVEDGSFNNLTWDGKGVPDIISKSNLIKTKCDVHGFSFGVWGKKQLEYKNAGMEMDGSDSLAGHSSIWPYMIIRRCEGKMFADLRDTLSWEDATNLASFLGEQLNHLHLLPHPPLNISSLTDIEHELSFTGTDGCGATVNYKSNTAAEWGVFLRNLTMMRKNVSSRLTKWGDPIPSSLIEKIDEYVPPDFAKLLNIIENLPRGACKPCSWIHSDIMDDNIYMEPSSAYSISSGNAEDAAKVNGHLSSYDEVKSWRPSYILDFSDLSIGDPLFDLIPIYLDVFRGDSDLLKRFLESYKLPFASPISKYESTDGGQKYARLSYVAM; this is encoded by the exons ATGACCAGTATGATGCAAAGAAACcg GAGCTACCTTTGGTCAATG GTTATGCTTACTGGATTGGCTGAGACATGGCCTGCCAGGCATAAATGGACAACTGATCAGCTGTTGCAAAACTATGGAGACGTAGCATTTAAAATTTCCCAAAGGAGTTCTCGGAAGGTCTCCATGAAATTCAAGGATTATGTCTCATACATGGAAGTTCAACATGATGAAGATCCCTTATATATTTTTGATGAAAAG TTTGCTGAAGTTGCACCTAGCTTATTGAAGGATTATTCTGTACCTCATCTTTTTCAAGAAGACTTCTTTGATATCTTAGATGCTGAACAAAGACCATCCTATAGGTGGCTAATAATTGGACCACAGAGATCTGGGGCCTCTTGGCACGTTGATCCAGCTCTTACTAGTGCATGGAATACTCTTCTTTCTGGCCGTAAAAG GTGGGCATTATATCCTCCAGGAAAGGTGCCTTTGGGTGTGACAGTGCATGTTAACGAAGAAGATGGTGATGTCAATATTGAGACCCCGTCATCACTTCAG TGGTGGTTGGACTATTATCCTCTCCTTCCTGATGAAGATAAGCCAATTGAGTGTACACAACTACCAGGAGAGACAATTTACGTTCCAAGTGGATGGTGGCACTGTGTTTTAAATTTAGAAACAACTATCGCAGTCACTCAGAATTATGTGAATTcaaataattttgaatttgtatgtttggACATGGCTCCTGGTTATCGTCATAAAGGAGTTTGTCGTGTTGGATGGCTTGCTTTAGATGAAGAAACTTATGAAAATGTCAGACAGAGCACATGTTATTCTGATTTGTCTAGGAAAGAGAAAAGAGCCAAAACTATCAAAGATGTAGATAATCTAAATTCTGAAAGTACCGTAAATGGCGCATCTAGGAACTATGGTTTATGGAAAGATGGATTTTCCTATGATATAGAGTTCTTATCCATATTCTTGGATAGAGATAGAGACCATTACCTTTCCCCGTGGAGCGTAGGCAACAGCATTGGTCAACGAGAACTAAGAGAATGGTTGTCGAAGCTTTGGATTCAAAAACCACAAATGAGAGAGCTTATATGGAAG GGGGCATGTATTGCCTTAAATGCTGACAAGTGGTTGGAATGTGCATCAAAAATTTGTGCCATCCACAATTTGCCTCTTCCCAGTGACGATGAAAGGCTTCCAGTTGGCTCGGGTAGCAATCCT GTTTATCTAGTGGGGAACTCTGTTGTTAAGATTTTTGTTGAAGGAGGACTGGAAGCTTCTCTTTATGGTTTCGGCACAGAG CTAGAGTTTTACAGGCTACTTCATGAAATCAACTCCCCTCTCAAGAAACATATTCCTAGTATTTTGGCCAATGGGATCATTTATGTTGAAGATGGATCTTTTAACAATTTAACTTGGGATGGAAAAGGAGTCCCTGACATCATTTCAAAGAGCAATCTCATCAAGACAAAATGTGATGTTCATGGTTTCTCATTTGGGGTATGGGGCAAGAAACAACTTGAGTATAAGAATGCTGGGATGGAAATGGATGGATCGGATAGTTTAGCAGGTCACTCAAGTATATGGCCATATATGATAATAAGACGATGTGAAGGGAAAATGTTTGCAGATTT AAGAGACACACTGTCATGGGAAGATGCAACAAACTTGGCCTCCTTCTTAGGGGAGCAGCTGAACCACCTTCATCTCTTACCACATCCACCTTTGAATATTTCATCTTTAACAGATATTGAACATGAATTGAGCTTTACTGGAACCGATGGTTGTGGTGCAACtgttaattataaatcaaataCTGCAGCAGAATGGGGAGTCTTCCTAAGAAACTTAACAATGATGCGGAAGAATGTTTCAAGCCGTTTGACCAAGTG GGGAGATCCAATCCCTAGCAGTTTGATAGAGAAAATTGATGAATATGTCCCGCCTGATTTTGCTAAGCTGCTAAACATAATTGAG AATCTCCCAAGGGGTGCTTGTAAACCTTGCTCTTGGATTCACTCTGATATTATGGATGATAACATTTACATGGAACCATCTTCGGCTTATTCTATCTCAAGTGGGAATGCAGAAGATGCTGCCAAGGTAAATGGTCATTTGAGCAGCTATGATGAAGTGAAATCCTGGCGTCCTAGTTATATCCTTGATTTCAGTGATCTTTCAATAG GTGATCCGCTGTTTGACTTGATACCAATTTATTTAGATGTCTTTAGAGGTGATTCAGATCTCCTTAAGCGATTTTTAGAAAGCTATAAACTTCCTTTTGCAAGTCCCATATCAAAGTACGAGTCAACAGATGGTGGTCAGAAGTATGCCCGACTTTCATATGTTGCCATGTAA
- the LOC112766530 gene encoding lysine-specific demethylase JMJ21 isoform X5: MTSMMQRNRSYLWSMVMLTGLAETWPARHKWTTDQLLQNYGDVAFKISQRSSRKVSMKFKDYVSYMEVQHDEDPLYIFDEKFAEVAPSLLKDYSVPHLFQEDFFDILDAEQRPSYRWLIIGPQRSGASWHVDPALTSAWNTLLSGRKRWALYPPGKVPLGVTVHVNEEDGDVNIETPSSLQWWLDYYPLLPDEDKPIECTQLPGETIYVPSGWWHCVLNLETTIAVTQNYVNSNNFEFVCLDMAPGYRHKGVCRVGWLALDEETYENVRQSTCYSDLSRKEKRAKTIKDVDNLNSESTVNGASRNYGLWKDGFSYDIEFLSIFLDRDRDHYLSPWSVGNSIGQRELREWLSKLWIQKPQMRELIWKGACIALNADKWLECASKICAIHNLPLPSDDERLPVGSGSNPVYLVGNSVVKIFVEGGLEASLYGFGTELEFYRLLHEINSPLKKHIPSILANGIIYVEDGSFNNLTWDGKGVPDIISKSNLIKTKCDVHGFSFGVWGKKQLEYKNAGMEMDGSDSLAGHSSIWPYMIIRRCEGKMFADLRDTLSWEDATNLASFLGEQLNHLHLLPHPPLNISSLTDIEHELSFTGTDGCGATVNYKSNTAAEWGVFLRNLTMMRKNVSSRLTKWGDPIPSSLIEKIDEYVPPDFAKLLNIIENLPRGACKPCSWIHSDIMDDNIYMEPSSAYSISSGNAEDAAKVNGHLSSYDEVKSWRPSYILDFSDLSIGDPLFDLIPIYLDVFRGDSDLLKRFLESYKLPFASPISKYESTDGGQKYARLSYVAMCYCILHDENVLGAIFTIWKELRSAKSWEEVELTVWGELNNYNGFP; this comes from the exons ATGACCAGTATGATGCAAAGAAACcg GAGCTACCTTTGGTCAATG GTTATGCTTACTGGATTGGCTGAGACATGGCCTGCCAGGCATAAATGGACAACTGATCAGCTGTTGCAAAACTATGGAGACGTAGCATTTAAAATTTCCCAAAGGAGTTCTCGGAAGGTCTCCATGAAATTCAAGGATTATGTCTCATACATGGAAGTTCAACATGATGAAGATCCCTTATATATTTTTGATGAAAAG TTTGCTGAAGTTGCACCTAGCTTATTGAAGGATTATTCTGTACCTCATCTTTTTCAAGAAGACTTCTTTGATATCTTAGATGCTGAACAAAGACCATCCTATAGGTGGCTAATAATTGGACCACAGAGATCTGGGGCCTCTTGGCACGTTGATCCAGCTCTTACTAGTGCATGGAATACTCTTCTTTCTGGCCGTAAAAG GTGGGCATTATATCCTCCAGGAAAGGTGCCTTTGGGTGTGACAGTGCATGTTAACGAAGAAGATGGTGATGTCAATATTGAGACCCCGTCATCACTTCAG TGGTGGTTGGACTATTATCCTCTCCTTCCTGATGAAGATAAGCCAATTGAGTGTACACAACTACCAGGAGAGACAATTTACGTTCCAAGTGGATGGTGGCACTGTGTTTTAAATTTAGAAACAACTATCGCAGTCACTCAGAATTATGTGAATTcaaataattttgaatttgtatgtttggACATGGCTCCTGGTTATCGTCATAAAGGAGTTTGTCGTGTTGGATGGCTTGCTTTAGATGAAGAAACTTATGAAAATGTCAGACAGAGCACATGTTATTCTGATTTGTCTAGGAAAGAGAAAAGAGCCAAAACTATCAAAGATGTAGATAATCTAAATTCTGAAAGTACCGTAAATGGCGCATCTAGGAACTATGGTTTATGGAAAGATGGATTTTCCTATGATATAGAGTTCTTATCCATATTCTTGGATAGAGATAGAGACCATTACCTTTCCCCGTGGAGCGTAGGCAACAGCATTGGTCAACGAGAACTAAGAGAATGGTTGTCGAAGCTTTGGATTCAAAAACCACAAATGAGAGAGCTTATATGGAAG GGGGCATGTATTGCCTTAAATGCTGACAAGTGGTTGGAATGTGCATCAAAAATTTGTGCCATCCACAATTTGCCTCTTCCCAGTGACGATGAAAGGCTTCCAGTTGGCTCGGGTAGCAATCCT GTTTATCTAGTGGGGAACTCTGTTGTTAAGATTTTTGTTGAAGGAGGACTGGAAGCTTCTCTTTATGGTTTCGGCACAGAG CTAGAGTTTTACAGGCTACTTCATGAAATCAACTCCCCTCTCAAGAAACATATTCCTAGTATTTTGGCCAATGGGATCATTTATGTTGAAGATGGATCTTTTAACAATTTAACTTGGGATGGAAAAGGAGTCCCTGACATCATTTCAAAGAGCAATCTCATCAAGACAAAATGTGATGTTCATGGTTTCTCATTTGGGGTATGGGGCAAGAAACAACTTGAGTATAAGAATGCTGGGATGGAAATGGATGGATCGGATAGTTTAGCAGGTCACTCAAGTATATGGCCATATATGATAATAAGACGATGTGAAGGGAAAATGTTTGCAGATTT AAGAGACACACTGTCATGGGAAGATGCAACAAACTTGGCCTCCTTCTTAGGGGAGCAGCTGAACCACCTTCATCTCTTACCACATCCACCTTTGAATATTTCATCTTTAACAGATATTGAACATGAATTGAGCTTTACTGGAACCGATGGTTGTGGTGCAACtgttaattataaatcaaataCTGCAGCAGAATGGGGAGTCTTCCTAAGAAACTTAACAATGATGCGGAAGAATGTTTCAAGCCGTTTGACCAAGTG GGGAGATCCAATCCCTAGCAGTTTGATAGAGAAAATTGATGAATATGTCCCGCCTGATTTTGCTAAGCTGCTAAACATAATTGAG AATCTCCCAAGGGGTGCTTGTAAACCTTGCTCTTGGATTCACTCTGATATTATGGATGATAACATTTACATGGAACCATCTTCGGCTTATTCTATCTCAAGTGGGAATGCAGAAGATGCTGCCAAGGTAAATGGTCATTTGAGCAGCTATGATGAAGTGAAATCCTGGCGTCCTAGTTATATCCTTGATTTCAGTGATCTTTCAATAG GTGATCCGCTGTTTGACTTGATACCAATTTATTTAGATGTCTTTAGAGGTGATTCAGATCTCCTTAAGCGATTTTTAGAAAGCTATAAACTTCCTTTTGCAAGTCCCATATCAAAGTACGAGTCAACAGATGGTGGTCAGAAGTATGCCCGACTTTCATATGTTGCCAT GTGCTATTGTATTTTGCATGATGAGAATGTGTTGGGAGCTATTTTTACTATATGGAAAGAATTGAGATCAGCAAAGTCATGGGAAGAAGTTGAGCTAACAGTGTGGGGCGAGTTGAACAATTACAATGGCTTTCCTTGA